Proteins encoded together in one Capricornis sumatraensis isolate serow.1 chromosome 3, serow.2, whole genome shotgun sequence window:
- the QPRT gene encoding nicotinate-nucleotide pyrophosphorylase [carboxylating] isoform X1, whose protein sequence is MDPEGLARLLPPATLAALADSWFREDCPGLNYVALVSGTAPSQAVLWAKSPGVLAGRPFFDAIFAQVNCQVSWFLPEGSKLVPVAKVAEVWGPAHCLLLGERVALNTLARCSGVASMAAAAVETARGTGWAGHVAGTRKTTPGFRLVEKYGLLVGGAAAHRYDLGGLVMVKDNHVMAAGGVKKAVRAARRAADFALKVEVECSSLQEAVEAAEAGADLVLLDNFRPEVRPGRLSGEGPGQGLSPLPGSCPTGAAPHGRRAEGPVPQCECGGQRGRHAGQPPAVLWAPHRCHLFGDADSGGPGPRFLPQAVC, encoded by the exons ATGGACCCTGAAG gCCTGGCGCGTCTGCTGCCTCCTGCCACTCTGGCCGCCCTGGCAGACAGCTGGTTCCGAGAGGACTGCCCAGGCCTCAACTACGTGGCCTTGGTCTCGGGGACAGCCCCCTCGCAGGCGGTGCTGTGGGCCAAGTCCCCAGGGGTGCTGGCAGGGAGGCCCTTCTTTGATGCCATCTTTGCCCAAGTCAACTGCCAGGTCTCCTGGTTCCTCCCTGAGGGATCAAAGCTGGTGCCTGTGGCCAAAGTGGCCGAGGTCTGGGGCCCTGCCCACTGCCTGCTGCTGGGGGAGCGGGTGGCCCTTAACACGCTGGCCCGCTGCAGCGGAGTTGCCAGCATGGCTGCTGCTGCGGTAGAGACTGCCAGGGGGACCGGCTGGGCCGGGCATGTGGCAGGCACGAGGAAGACTACCCCAGGCTTCCGGCTGGTGGAGAAATACGGGCTCCTAGTGGGCGGGGCTGCCGCTCACCGCTACGACCTTGGCGGgctggtgatggtgaaggacaaccATGTCATGGCAGCCGGTGGTGTGAAAAAG GCGGTGCGGGCGGCACGGCGGGCGGCCGACTTCGCCCTGAAGGTGGAGGTGGAGTGCAGCAGCCTGCAGGAGGCTGTGGAGGCGGCCGAGGCAGGAGCGGACCTCGTCTTGCTGGACAACTTCAGGCCTGAGGTGAGGCCGGGGCGGCTTTCTGGGGAGGGGCCGGGTCAGGGGCTCTCACCTCTCCCCGGTTCGTGTCCCACAGGAGCTGCACCCCACGGCCGCCGCGCTGAAGGCCCAGTTCCCCAGTGTGAGTGTGGAGGCCAGCGGGGGCGTCACGCTGGACAACCTCCCGCAGTTCTGTGGGCCCCACATCGATGTCATCTCTTTGGGGATGCTGACTCAGGCGGCCCCGGCCCTCGATTTCTCCCTCAAGCTGTTTGCTGA
- the QPRT gene encoding nicotinate-nucleotide pyrophosphorylase [carboxylating] isoform X3, giving the protein MDPEGLARLLPPATLAALADSWFREDCPGLNYVALVSGTAPSQAVLWAKSPGVLAGRPFFDAIFAQVNCQVSWFLPEGSKLVPVAKVAEVWGPAHCLLLGERVALNTLARCSGVASMAAAAVETARGTGWAGHVAGTRKTTPGFRLVEKYGLLVGGAAAHRYDLGGLVMVKDNHVMAAGGVKKAVRAARRAADFALKVEVECSSLQEAVEAAEAGADLVLLDNFRPEVVQT; this is encoded by the exons ATGGACCCTGAAG gCCTGGCGCGTCTGCTGCCTCCTGCCACTCTGGCCGCCCTGGCAGACAGCTGGTTCCGAGAGGACTGCCCAGGCCTCAACTACGTGGCCTTGGTCTCGGGGACAGCCCCCTCGCAGGCGGTGCTGTGGGCCAAGTCCCCAGGGGTGCTGGCAGGGAGGCCCTTCTTTGATGCCATCTTTGCCCAAGTCAACTGCCAGGTCTCCTGGTTCCTCCCTGAGGGATCAAAGCTGGTGCCTGTGGCCAAAGTGGCCGAGGTCTGGGGCCCTGCCCACTGCCTGCTGCTGGGGGAGCGGGTGGCCCTTAACACGCTGGCCCGCTGCAGCGGAGTTGCCAGCATGGCTGCTGCTGCGGTAGAGACTGCCAGGGGGACCGGCTGGGCCGGGCATGTGGCAGGCACGAGGAAGACTACCCCAGGCTTCCGGCTGGTGGAGAAATACGGGCTCCTAGTGGGCGGGGCTGCCGCTCACCGCTACGACCTTGGCGGgctggtgatggtgaaggacaaccATGTCATGGCAGCCGGTGGTGTGAAAAAG GCGGTGCGGGCGGCACGGCGGGCGGCCGACTTCGCCCTGAAGGTGGAGGTGGAGTGCAGCAGCCTGCAGGAGGCTGTGGAGGCGGCCGAGGCAGGAGCGGACCTCGTCTTGCTGGACAACTTCAGGCCTGAG gtggtgcagacataa
- the QPRT gene encoding nicotinate-nucleotide pyrophosphorylase [carboxylating] isoform X2, with the protein MDPEGLARLLPPATLAALADSWFREDCPGLNYVALVSGTAPSQAVLWAKSPGVLAGRPFFDAIFAQVNCQVSWFLPEGSKLVPVAKVAEVWGPAHCLLLGERVALNTLARCSGVASMAAAAVETARGTGWAGHVAGTRKTTPGFRLVEKYGLLVGGAAAHRYDLGGLVMVKDNHVMAAGGVKKAVRAARRAADFALKVEVECSSLQEAVEAAEAGADLVLLDNFRPEELHPTAAALKAQFPSVSVEASGGVTLDNLPQFCGPHIDVISLGMLTQAAPALDFSLKLFAEGATPVPHPRRS; encoded by the exons ATGGACCCTGAAG gCCTGGCGCGTCTGCTGCCTCCTGCCACTCTGGCCGCCCTGGCAGACAGCTGGTTCCGAGAGGACTGCCCAGGCCTCAACTACGTGGCCTTGGTCTCGGGGACAGCCCCCTCGCAGGCGGTGCTGTGGGCCAAGTCCCCAGGGGTGCTGGCAGGGAGGCCCTTCTTTGATGCCATCTTTGCCCAAGTCAACTGCCAGGTCTCCTGGTTCCTCCCTGAGGGATCAAAGCTGGTGCCTGTGGCCAAAGTGGCCGAGGTCTGGGGCCCTGCCCACTGCCTGCTGCTGGGGGAGCGGGTGGCCCTTAACACGCTGGCCCGCTGCAGCGGAGTTGCCAGCATGGCTGCTGCTGCGGTAGAGACTGCCAGGGGGACCGGCTGGGCCGGGCATGTGGCAGGCACGAGGAAGACTACCCCAGGCTTCCGGCTGGTGGAGAAATACGGGCTCCTAGTGGGCGGGGCTGCCGCTCACCGCTACGACCTTGGCGGgctggtgatggtgaaggacaaccATGTCATGGCAGCCGGTGGTGTGAAAAAG GCGGTGCGGGCGGCACGGCGGGCGGCCGACTTCGCCCTGAAGGTGGAGGTGGAGTGCAGCAGCCTGCAGGAGGCTGTGGAGGCGGCCGAGGCAGGAGCGGACCTCGTCTTGCTGGACAACTTCAGGCCTGAG GAGCTGCACCCCACGGCCGCCGCGCTGAAGGCCCAGTTCCCCAGTGTGAGTGTGGAGGCCAGCGGGGGCGTCACGCTGGACAACCTCCCGCAGTTCTGTGGGCCCCACATCGATGTCATCTCTTTGGGGATGCTGACTCAGGCGGCCCCGGCCCTCGATTTCTCCCTCAAGCTGTTTGCTGAAGGGGCCACTCCAGTGCCCCACCCCCGCCGCTCCTAA